Proteins encoded together in one Megalops cyprinoides isolate fMegCyp1 chromosome 20, fMegCyp1.pri, whole genome shotgun sequence window:
- the ptbp2b gene encoding polypyrimidine tract-binding protein 2b, protein MDGIVSDVAVGVKRGSDELLSGSLYNSPSSVTANGNDSKKLRVDDRMDSPPSRVLHIRKLPNEVAETEVIALGLPFGKVTNILMLKGKNQAFLELGTEEAAVTMVNYYTAVTPHVRNVPVFIQYSNHKELKTDNALNQRAQAVLQAVSAVQAGGTPTSGSTASESALTPAPSPVLRIIIDNMFYPVTLDVLQQIFSKFGTVMKIITFTKNNQFQALLQFSDPVNAQQAKLSLDGQNIYNACCTLRIDFSKLINLNVKYNNDKSRDYTRPELPAGDGQPAIDPSVAAALTKDSSSLLGTPSGMVASYSSGGGFPSSLGFGQGGGALSPLSAAAAAAAAAGRVALSGHSGTSGVLLVSNLNEEMVTPQSLFTLFGVYGDAQRVKILYNKKDSALIQMADGNQAKLAMSHLNGQKMYGKIIRVTLSKHQTVQLPREGLDDQGLTKDFTNSPLHRFKKPGSKNFQNIFPPSATLHLSNIPQDVTEEDLRLLFSNSGGTVKAFKFFQDHKMALLQMATVEEAIQALIDLHNYNMGENHYLRVSFSKSTI, encoded by the exons ATGGACGG cattGTCAGTGATGTTGCAGTTGGCGTAAAG AGAGGCTCGGACGAGCTGCTGTCCGGCAGTCTGTACAACAGCCCAAGCTCTGTCACAGCCAATggcaatgacagcaaaaaacTGAGGGTGGATGACAGGATGGACAGCCCGCCATCCCGGGTCCTCCACATCCGAAAACTGCCCAATGAAGTGGCCGAGACCGAGGTCATTGCCCTGGGGCTCCCCTTCGGGAAGGTCACCAACATCCTAATGCTGAAAGGAAAGAACCAG GCGTTCCTGGAGCTTGGAACAGAGGAGGCAGCCGTGACCATGGTGAACTACTACACAGCCGTGACGCCTCATGTTCGCAATGTTCCCGTTTTCATCCAGTACTCCAATCACAAAGAGCTCAAGACAGACAATGCTCTCAACCAG CGTGCGCAAGCTGTCCTTCAGGCGGTGTCGGCCGTCCAGGCCGGCGGCACGCCCACCTCAGGGTCGACGGCGAGCGAGAGCGCGCTGACGCCGGCGCCCAGCCCCGTGCTCAGGATCATCATCGACAACATGTTCTACCCCGTCACCTTGGACGTCCTGCAGCAG ATCTTTTCGAAGTTTGGGACCGTCATGAAAATCATCACATTCACAAAGAACAATCAGTTCCAGGCCCTGCTGCAGTTCAGCGATCCCGTGAATGCCCAGCAGGCCAAACTG TCCTTGGACGGGCAGAACATCTACAACGCCTGCTGCACACTGCGCATAGACTTCTCCAAGCTGATCAACCTCAATGTCAAGTACAACAACGACAAGAGCCGCGACTACACCCGGCCGGAGCTCCCGGCGGGCGACGGGCAGCCCGCCATCGACCCATCGGTCGCCGCGGCCCTCACTAAGGACTCCTCATCGCTGCTCG gtaCCCCATCTGGAATGGTAGCTTCCTACTCTAGTGGTGGAGGGTTTCCGTCTTCTCTTGGGTTCGGACAAGGAGGAG GAGCTCTGAGTCCACTGAGcgcagcagcggcggcagcagcagctgccggGCGGGTGGCGCTGTCCGGGCACTCTGGAACCAGCGGCGTGCTCCTGGTCAGCAATCTCAACGAAGAG ATGGTTACGCCCCAAAGTCTGTTTACCCTCTTCG GGGTTTATGGTGATGCTCAGCGCGTGAAGATTCTGTACAATAAGAAAGACAGCGCGCTCATACAGATGGCTGATGGAAACCAAGCCAAGCTCG CTATGAGCCACCTGAACGGCCAGAAGATGTATGGAAAGATTATCCGGGTGACTTTATCAAAGCACCAGACGGTACAGCTGCCGAGGGAGGGGCTGGACGACCAGGGGCTCACCAAGGACTTCACCAACTCCCCACTGCATCGCTTCAAGAAGCCCGGGTCCAAGAACTTCCAGAATATCTTCCCCCCGTCTGCAACCCTTCACCTGTCTAACATCCC GCAAGATGTGACGGAAGAGGACCTCCGACTCCTGTTCTCAAATTCTGGTGGCACTGTGAAAGCTTTCAAGTTTTTCCA AGACCACAAAATGGCGCTCCTGCAGATGGCGACGGTAGAAGAAGCCATCCAAGCCCTGATCGACCTCCACAATTACAACATGGGAGAAAACCATTACCTGAGGGTCTCCTTCTCCAAGTCGACCATCTGA